The following coding sequences lie in one Arachis ipaensis cultivar K30076 chromosome B03, Araip1.1, whole genome shotgun sequence genomic window:
- the LOC107631778 gene encoding uncharacterized PKHD-type hydroxylase At1g22950, which yields MSLHSESTDHWRVASPALRGAENAVPGCAYGGAVSSQRLRVNPIRDHVSESYDELELDFSPSIFSSLEKHLPMNMLNATRGDKLKYLRTILLDYLPPAARIRDQKYREYTQMILSNYKPLNKELYAMNPTAFFVPAFLKAISDNNEDSFRSIVSEPFPGIFTFEMLQPHFCELLLSEVESFERWAFKTKFQIIRPNTMNKYGTVLDDFGLQTMLAKLRENFISPLSKVFFAELGGSTLDAHHGFIVEYGKDRDIDLGFHVDDADITLNVCLGKEFCGGELFFRGMRCDKHINTESIAEEIFDYSHVPGQAVLHHGRHRHGARATTWGHRVNLVLWCRSSAFRELQRYKSDFSSWCNVCTRQKKERQRKTIDITSLDLFKWKGEATA from the exons ATGTCCCTCCACAGCGAATCGACTGACCACTGGAGGGTGGCATCCCCGGCATTGAGGGGCGCCGAAAACGCCGTCCCCGGGTGCGCATACGGTGGAGCGGTTTCGAGCCAGAGACTGAGGGTGAACCCGATCAGAGACCACGTATCGGAATCGTACGATGAATTGGAGTTGGATTTCAGCCCTTCGATTTTCAGCTCTCTGGAGAAGCACCTTCCGATGAACATGCTCAATGCAACTCGCGGGGACAAGCTCAAGTACCTCAGAACCATTCTCCTCGACTATCTTCCCCCTGCCGCTCGCATtaga GACCAAAAGTATAGAGAATACACACAGATGATACTATCAAATTATAAG CCTCTCAATAAAGAGTTGTACGCTATGAATCCTACAGCATTCTTTGTCCCAGCATTCCTGAAAGCAATTAGTGATAATAATGAAGACAGTTTTAGAAGTATAGTTTCTGAGCCCTTCCCTGGCATTTTTACATTTGAAATGCTTCAGCCACACTTTTGTGAATTGCTGTTATCTGAg GTCGAAAGCTTTGAGAGGTGGGCTTTCAAAACAAAATTTCAGATTATACGTCCCAATACAATGAATAAGTATGGTACTGTACTCGATGACTTTGGCCTTCAAACTATGCTTGCCAAGCTTAGAGAAAATTTCATTAGTCCTTTGTCTAAAG TGTTTTTTGCAGAACTTGGTGGATCAACCCTGGATGCTCATCACGGGTTTATTGTGGAATATGGCAAAGATAGAGATATTGACTTAG GTTTCCATGTGGATGATGCAGACATAACCTTGAATGTTTGCCTGGGCAAGGAATTTTGTGGAGGGGAATTGTTTTTTCGGGGCATGCGTTGTGATAAACATATAAATACAGAAAGTATTGCAGAG GAGATCTTTGATTATTCGCATGTCCCTGGACAAGCTGTCCTTCATCATGGTCGTCATCGCCATGGTGCTAGAGCCACTACATGGGGTCATCGGGTTAACCTAGTTCTTTGGTGCCGAAG TTCTGCTTTTAGAGAGCTGCAAAGGTATAAATCAGATTTCTCTAGCTGGTGTAATGTGTGCACTCGTCAGAAGAAAGAACGGCAGCGCAAAACAATAGATATTACCAGCTTG GATTTGTTCAAATGGAAAGGCGAAGCAACTGCATGA